A genomic window from Populus nigra chromosome 7, ddPopNigr1.1, whole genome shotgun sequence includes:
- the LOC133700234 gene encoding protein DETOXIFICATION 40-like, giving the protein MSTQIFCGHLGNLELAAVSLGNTGIQVFAYGLLLGMGSAVETLCGQAYGANRYEILGIYLQRSTILLMLTALPLMVIYIFSKPILIFLGEPVNIASAAAVFVRGLIPQIFAYAANFPIQKFLQSQSIIVPSAYISVGALVVHLFLTWLAVFKWDWGLLGAGLVLSLSWWIIVVAQFAYIAMGKTCRNTWKGFSLQAFNGLWRFFKLSAASAVMLCLETWYFQILVLIAGLLKNAEVALDSLSVCTTILGWVFMISVGFNSAASVRVSNELGAGHPKSASFSVVVVTLCSFIISVIAAIIVMIFRDSISYIFTEGEVVAKAASDLSPFLAATLILNGIQPVLSGVAVGCGWQAFVAYVNVGCYYLLGIPLGVLLGFKFDLGAKGIWSGMLGGTLLQTIILLWVTLRTDWNKEVENAKNRLNTWDDKRQPPLQE; this is encoded by the exons ATGTCTACTCAGATCTTTTGTGGGCATCTTGGAAACCTTGAGCTTGCTGCTGTCTCTCTTGGCAACACTGGCATCCAAGTTTTTGCTTATGGCCTTCTG CTTGGAATGGGAAGTGCAGTGGAAACCCTATGTGGCCAAGCATATGGAGCGAATAGATATGAAATTCTAGGCATATACCTCCAAAGATCAACTATTCTCCTCATGCTAACAGCTCTCCCTCTAATGGTGATCTACATATTTTCCAAACctatcttgatttttctaggtgaACCAGTCAACATAGCATCAGCAGCTGCGGTTTTTGTCCGTGGACtcatccctcaaatttttgcttaTGCTGCAAACTTCCCTATTCAAAAATTCTTGCAATCCCAAAGCATAATTGTACCTAGTGCATACATATCAGTAGGTGCACTTGTGGTGCATCTTTTTCTAACCTGGCTTGCAGTCTTCAAATGGGACTGGGGCTTGTTAGGTGCGGGCCTTGTGTTGAGTCTGTCTTGGTGGATCATAGTGGTGGCTCAATTTGCATACATTGCAATGGGTAAGACGTGTAGAAACACATGGAAAGGTTTTAGTTTGCAGGCCTTTAATGGTCTTTGGAGGTTCTTTAAATTGTCTGCTGCCTCAGCAGTAATGTTGTGTTTAGAGACTTGGTACTTTCAGATTTTAGTCTTGATTGCTGGATTGCTTAAAAATGCTGAGGTTGCGTTGGATTCTCTCTCAGTTTG CACGACAATATTAGGATGGGTGTTCATGATTTCAGTTGGATTTAACTCTGCTGCAAG TGTGAGAGTGAGCAATGAGCTAGGAGCAGGGCATCCAAAATCAGCATCATTTTCAGTCGTTGTGGTGACTTTATGTTCATTTATAATTTCAGTAATTGCAGCCATTATTGTGATGATATTTCGAGACTCCATTAGCTATATCTTCACTGAAGGTGAAGTTGTTGCTAAAGCTGCCTCTGATCTCTCTCCATTCCTCGCTGCCACTCTCATACTAAATGGCATTCAGCCTGTTCTGTCCG GGGTGGCTGTTGGATGTGGATGGCAAGCATTTGTTGCATATGTGAATGTAGGGTGCTACTACCTTCTTGGTATTCCACTAGGGGTGCTTCTTGGTTTTAAATTTGACCTTGGTGCCAAG GGAATATGGTCAGGCATGCTGGGAGGCACACTTTTGCAAACTATTATTTTGTTATGGGTTACTTTGAGAACAGATTGGAATAAAgag GTGGAGAATGCGAAGAACCGGTTGAATACATGGGATGACAAAAGGCAGCCACCTCTGCAGGAGTAA
- the LOC133698388 gene encoding uncharacterized GPI-anchored protein At1g61900-like isoform X2: MSEGVSLKVKPRLSMVFVEVFLLILSLNECHCSPFNNHGGSLSTDRIMDGFLPEISPNSAPQPLLPLLAPSPFAPFTNITIPKLSGQCTLNFTAAQSLMRTTSTDCWSIFAPLLANVICCPQLEATLAILMGQSSKNTRTLALNETVSKHCLSDIQQILAGQGAESNVNKICSIHLSNLTGGSCPVKDVNEFEGTVDSSKLLAACENIDPVKECCDQVCQNSILETATKLALKASEVLIIAGSHGLTEHSTKVDDCKHIVLRWLASKLEPSRAKEVLRGLSNCKVNKESGCLLPSLPSDATFDHSSGISFICDLNDNIPAPWPSKSQLSAPCNKTIKIPALPAAANAQSGLYNEDVVFYVLFAASAVTMMLL, translated from the exons ATGAGTGAAGGGGTGTCTCTCAAGGTGAAGCCGCGTCTGAGTATGGTTTTTGTGGAGgtgtttcttttgattttga GTCTGAATGAATGTCACTGCAGCCCATTCAATAATCATGGAGGCTCATTGTCAACTGACAGAATAATGGATGGTTTTCTGCCTGAGATCTCTCCAAATTCAGCTCCTCAGccccttcttcctcttcttgcaCCTTCTCCTTTCGCACCTTTCACAAACATTACTATCCCAAAGTTATCAG GACAATGCACGTTGAATTTCACTGCTGCTCAAAGTTTGATGAGAACGACATCAACTGATTGTTGGTCTATTTTTGCGCCATTGCTGGCTAATGTTATATGCTGTCCCCAGTTAGAAGCCACCCTTGCAATTCTTATGGGCCAATCCAGTAAAAATACCAGAACTCTTGCTTTAAATGAAACTGTTTCAAAGCATTGCCTTTCAGATATCCAGCAAATTTTGGCTGGTCAGGGTGCAGAAAGTAATGTGAATAAGATATGCTCAATTCATCTATCAAATCTCACCGGAGGGTCTTGCCCTGTTAAGGATGTCAATGAATTTGAGGGCACTGTGGATTCTTCTAAGCTTCTTGCTGCCTGCGAGAATATTGATCCCGTTAAAGAATGTTGTGATCAAGTTTGTCAAAATTCCATATTAGAAACTGCTACAAAACTTGCACTAAAAGCTTCTGAAGTATTGATCATAGCTGGGTCCCATGGTTTAACTGAGCACTCAACAAAGGTTGATGATTGTAAACATATTGTACTTCGATGGCTGGCTAGTAAACTTGAGCCTTCCCGTGCGAAGGAGGTTCTCAGAGGACTATCTAATTGCAAAGTTAATAAAG AGTCTGGATGCCTTCTACCAAGCTTGCCGTCGGATGCAACATTTGACCATTCCTCAGGGATCAGCTTCATCTGTGATTTGAATGACAATATTCCTGCTCCATGGCCATCAAAGTCTCAGTTATCAGCACCGTGCAATAAAA CCATCAAAATCCCAGCACTTCCTGCTGCTGCAAATGCTCAAAGTG GTCTTTACAATGAAGATGTGGTATTTTATGTGCTGTTTGCTGCCTCAGCTGTTACCATGATGCTCTTGTAG
- the LOC133698388 gene encoding uncharacterized GPI-anchored protein At1g61900-like isoform X3, whose protein sequence is MSEGVSLKVKPRLSMVFVEVFLLILSLNECHCSPFNNHGGSLSTDRIMDGFLPEISPNSAPQPLLPLLAPSPFAPFTNITIPKLSGQCTLNFTAAQSLMRTTSTDCWSIFAPLLANVICCPQLEATLAILMGQSSKNTRTLALNETVSKHCLSDIQQILAGQGAESNVNKICSIHLSNLTGGSCPVKDVNEFEGTVDSSKLLAACENIDPVKECCDQVCQNSILETATKLALKASEVLIIAGSHGLTEHSTKVDDCKHIVLRWLASKLEPSRAKEVLRGLSNCKVNKESGCLLPSLPSDATFDHSSGISFICDLNDNIPAPWPSKSQLSAPCNKSMSQS, encoded by the exons ATGAGTGAAGGGGTGTCTCTCAAGGTGAAGCCGCGTCTGAGTATGGTTTTTGTGGAGgtgtttcttttgattttga GTCTGAATGAATGTCACTGCAGCCCATTCAATAATCATGGAGGCTCATTGTCAACTGACAGAATAATGGATGGTTTTCTGCCTGAGATCTCTCCAAATTCAGCTCCTCAGccccttcttcctcttcttgcaCCTTCTCCTTTCGCACCTTTCACAAACATTACTATCCCAAAGTTATCAG GACAATGCACGTTGAATTTCACTGCTGCTCAAAGTTTGATGAGAACGACATCAACTGATTGTTGGTCTATTTTTGCGCCATTGCTGGCTAATGTTATATGCTGTCCCCAGTTAGAAGCCACCCTTGCAATTCTTATGGGCCAATCCAGTAAAAATACCAGAACTCTTGCTTTAAATGAAACTGTTTCAAAGCATTGCCTTTCAGATATCCAGCAAATTTTGGCTGGTCAGGGTGCAGAAAGTAATGTGAATAAGATATGCTCAATTCATCTATCAAATCTCACCGGAGGGTCTTGCCCTGTTAAGGATGTCAATGAATTTGAGGGCACTGTGGATTCTTCTAAGCTTCTTGCTGCCTGCGAGAATATTGATCCCGTTAAAGAATGTTGTGATCAAGTTTGTCAAAATTCCATATTAGAAACTGCTACAAAACTTGCACTAAAAGCTTCTGAAGTATTGATCATAGCTGGGTCCCATGGTTTAACTGAGCACTCAACAAAGGTTGATGATTGTAAACATATTGTACTTCGATGGCTGGCTAGTAAACTTGAGCCTTCCCGTGCGAAGGAGGTTCTCAGAGGACTATCTAATTGCAAAGTTAATAAAG AGTCTGGATGCCTTCTACCAAGCTTGCCGTCGGATGCAACATTTGACCATTCCTCAGGGATCAGCTTCATCTGTGATTTGAATGACAATATTCCTGCTCCATGGCCATCAAAGTCTCAGTTATCAGCACCGTGCAATAAAAGTATGTCCCAGTCATGA
- the LOC133698388 gene encoding uncharacterized GPI-anchored protein At1g61900-like isoform X1 → MSEGVSLKVKPRLSMVFVEVFLLILSLNECHCSPFNNHGGSLSTDRIMDGFLPEISPNSAPQPLLPLLAPSPFAPFTNITIPKLSGQCTLNFTAAQSLMRTTSTDCWSIFAPLLANVICCPQLEATLAILMGQSSKNTRTLALNETVSKHCLSDIQQILAGQGAESNVNKICSIHLSNLTGGSCPVKDVNEFEGTVDSSKLLAACENIDPVKECCDQVCQNSILETATKLALKASEVLIIAGSHGLTEHSTKVDDCKHIVLRWLASKLEPSRAKEVLRGLSNCKVNKVCPLVFPDMRHVAKGCGNEISNETECCSAMETYVSHLQKQSLITNLQALDCATTLGMKLQRSNITKDVYSLCHITLKDFSLQGFFSYFAILIQFW, encoded by the exons ATGAGTGAAGGGGTGTCTCTCAAGGTGAAGCCGCGTCTGAGTATGGTTTTTGTGGAGgtgtttcttttgattttga GTCTGAATGAATGTCACTGCAGCCCATTCAATAATCATGGAGGCTCATTGTCAACTGACAGAATAATGGATGGTTTTCTGCCTGAGATCTCTCCAAATTCAGCTCCTCAGccccttcttcctcttcttgcaCCTTCTCCTTTCGCACCTTTCACAAACATTACTATCCCAAAGTTATCAG GACAATGCACGTTGAATTTCACTGCTGCTCAAAGTTTGATGAGAACGACATCAACTGATTGTTGGTCTATTTTTGCGCCATTGCTGGCTAATGTTATATGCTGTCCCCAGTTAGAAGCCACCCTTGCAATTCTTATGGGCCAATCCAGTAAAAATACCAGAACTCTTGCTTTAAATGAAACTGTTTCAAAGCATTGCCTTTCAGATATCCAGCAAATTTTGGCTGGTCAGGGTGCAGAAAGTAATGTGAATAAGATATGCTCAATTCATCTATCAAATCTCACCGGAGGGTCTTGCCCTGTTAAGGATGTCAATGAATTTGAGGGCACTGTGGATTCTTCTAAGCTTCTTGCTGCCTGCGAGAATATTGATCCCGTTAAAGAATGTTGTGATCAAGTTTGTCAAAATTCCATATTAGAAACTGCTACAAAACTTGCACTAAAAGCTTCTGAAGTATTGATCATAGCTGGGTCCCATGGTTTAACTGAGCACTCAACAAAGGTTGATGATTGTAAACATATTGTACTTCGATGGCTGGCTAGTAAACTTGAGCCTTCCCGTGCGAAGGAGGTTCTCAGAGGACTATCTAATTGCAAAGTTAATAAAG TTTGCCCTCTGGTTTTCCCTGACATGAGACATGTTGCAAAGGGCTGTGGGAATGAGATTAGTAACGAGACAGAATGCTGTAGTGCCATGGAGACCTATGTGTCTCACTTGCAGAAGCAGAGTCTTATAACTAACTTGCAAGCTCTGGATTGTGCTACAACTCTAGGAATGAAGTTACAGAGGTCTAATATCACAAAAGATGTTTATAGCCTTTGTCACATAACCCTTAAGGATTTCTCCCTTCAAG gattcttttcttattttgctATTTTGATACAATTCTGGTGA
- the LOC133700243 gene encoding uncharacterized protein LOC133700243, giving the protein MGNCCKSASSSVVWADDDWASVAHHKHHHATMFDGADDHEEHGTNMERQRLLGTGSLSSGSTREVKIRITKRELEEIMARVSIQGLSMEQVLGMLVNSTDLKFEMDLNHKHWKPALQSIPEVN; this is encoded by the coding sequence ATGGGAAATTGTTGCAAGAGTGCGTCGTCGTCGGTCGTATGGGCCGATGACGATTGGGCGTCAGTGGCACATCACAAGCATCATCACGCTACAATGTTTGATGGAGCTGATGACCATGAAGAACATGGTACTAACATGGAGAGGCAGAGGCTACTTGGCACAGGTTCTTTGTCTTCAGGTTCTACTAGGGAGGTGAAGATTAGGATTACAAAGAGGGAGCTAGAAGAGATAATGGCAAGGGTTAGTATTCAGGGATTGTCCATGGAACAAGTCCTGGGTATGCTGGTAAACTCTACTGATCTTAAATTTGAAATGGATCTTAATCATAAGCACTGGAAGCCTGCCTTGCAAAGCATTCCTGAGGTGAATTAA